In one Pseudomonas sp. 31-12 genomic region, the following are encoded:
- a CDS encoding NAD(P)/FAD-dependent oxidoreductase, with translation MNSVVIIGAGPAGIRAAQTLVAHGVRPVLLDEAARGGGQIYRRQPENFKRSAVKLYGFEASKASALHQTIDALREHLDYRPETLVWNAEDGALDTLHVGRAARLEFSRVIVATGATDRILPVSGWTLPGVYSLGAAQIALKFQGCAIGERVVFAGSGPLLYLVAYQYAKAGAKVVAVLDSSPFSAQARALPGLLAQPSTLAKGIYYRSWLTAHGIPVHQGATLKRINGEQRVHSLDWSNAKGEQQIDCDAVAFAHGLRSETQLADLLGCAFAWNPLNRAWLPQRDHAGRSSVAEVYLAGDGAGIMGADAAEMAGERAALALLEDIGYLIPPQRPDNLERSLQRIGEFRHGLERAFAFPEHWANETADEVVVCRCEEVRAGEIRQVVREGHWEINRVKAHCRIGMGRCQGRMCGAAAAEIIACESRRPVSEIGRLRAQAPIKPLPFGLEVEP, from the coding sequence ATGAATTCGGTGGTCATCATCGGCGCTGGCCCGGCGGGGATTCGTGCGGCGCAGACGTTGGTGGCGCATGGGGTTCGTCCGGTTCTGTTGGACGAAGCGGCGCGCGGTGGCGGGCAGATTTATCGGCGCCAGCCGGAGAATTTCAAGCGCTCGGCGGTCAAGCTGTATGGCTTCGAGGCGAGTAAGGCCAGTGCGTTGCATCAGACGATCGACGCGCTGCGCGAACACCTCGACTACCGCCCCGAGACGCTAGTCTGGAACGCCGAAGACGGTGCGCTGGACACCTTGCATGTGGGCCGTGCCGCACGACTGGAATTCTCCCGCGTGATCGTCGCCACCGGTGCCACCGACCGGATTCTTCCGGTGTCGGGCTGGACGCTACCGGGTGTGTACAGCCTCGGCGCTGCGCAGATCGCGCTCAAATTCCAGGGCTGCGCCATCGGCGAACGCGTGGTGTTCGCCGGCAGCGGCCCGTTGCTGTACCTGGTGGCGTATCAATACGCCAAGGCCGGCGCGAAGGTGGTCGCGGTGCTCGACAGCTCCCCTTTCAGCGCGCAGGCCCGCGCCCTGCCCGGCCTTCTCGCGCAACCGTCGACGCTGGCCAAAGGCATCTATTACCGCAGCTGGCTGACCGCCCACGGCATCCCGGTGCATCAGGGCGCAACCCTGAAACGCATCAACGGCGAACAACGCGTGCACTCGCTGGACTGGTCCAACGCCAAAGGTGAACAGCAGATCGATTGTGACGCCGTCGCCTTCGCCCATGGCCTGCGCAGTGAAACCCAACTCGCCGATTTGCTGGGTTGCGCATTCGCCTGGAACCCACTCAACCGCGCCTGGTTGCCGCAGCGCGACCACGCCGGCCGCAGCAGTGTCGCCGAGGTTTATCTGGCTGGTGATGGCGCCGGCATCATGGGCGCCGATGCCGCTGAAATGGCGGGCGAACGCGCGGCGTTGGCGTTGCTCGAAGACATCGGCTACCTGATTCCACCGCAACGTCCCGATAACCTTGAACGCTCCCTGCAACGCATCGGCGAATTCCGCCACGGACTGGAGCGCGCCTTCGCCTTTCCCGAGCACTGGGCCAACGAAACCGCCGATGAGGTGGTCGTCTGCCGCTGCGAAGAAGTGCGCGCCGGCGAGATCCGCCAGGTGGTGCGTGAAGGTCACTGGGAGATCAATCGGGTCAAGGCGCATTGCCGCATTGGCATGGGTCGCTGCCAGGGGCGGATGTGCGGTGCCGCAGCGGCGGAAATCATTGCCTGCGAAAGCCGGCGCCCGGTGTCGGAAATCGGTCGATTACGGGCGCAGGCGCCGATCAAACCGCTGCCGTTTGGTCTGGAGGTCGAGCCATGA
- a CDS encoding (2Fe-2S)-binding protein — protein sequence MALLKRLAEGDRPAVEFTLDGKPATGLLGDTLLTAVLTCSEHLRGSDFSAEPRAGFCLMGACQDCWVRLGDGRRVRACSTLLEAGQHISREPGRSL from the coding sequence ATGGCACTGCTGAAACGACTGGCCGAAGGCGACCGCCCGGCTGTGGAATTTACCCTCGACGGGAAACCGGCGACCGGCCTGCTCGGCGACACGCTGCTGACCGCCGTGCTGACCTGCAGCGAACACCTGCGCGGCAGCGACTTCAGCGCCGAACCCCGCGCCGGCTTCTGCCTGATGGGCGCCTGCCAGGACTGCTGGGTGCGCCTGGGCGATGGCCGCCGCGTACGCGCCTGTTCAACACTGCTTGAAGCCGGCCAACACATCAGCCGCGAACCGGGGCGCAGCCTATGA
- a CDS encoding ABC transporter permease, whose amino-acid sequence MSKNGPFALLFHALVVLFMLAPLVVVCLVAFTPENTLSLPTTEFSLRWFRAVFERADFVDAFYNSLILAFCAASIATLIAVPAALAITRFEFPGRDFLNGLFLSPIIIPHLVLGVALLRLFALMGVNGSFAWLIFAHVLVITPYVLRLVLASAIGLDRSAEHAAQSLGAGRFTLFREITLPMILPGVAGGWLLAFINSFDEVTLSIFVTSPATQTLPVRMYVYATESIDPMMAAVSALVIGLTALTMILLDRVYGLDRVLVGKQ is encoded by the coding sequence ATGTCCAAGAACGGTCCTTTCGCCCTGCTGTTCCATGCCCTGGTGGTGCTGTTCATGCTCGCGCCGCTGGTGGTGGTGTGCCTCGTGGCCTTCACCCCGGAAAACACCCTGAGCCTGCCCACCACGGAGTTTTCCCTGCGCTGGTTCCGCGCGGTGTTCGAGCGCGCCGACTTTGTCGATGCGTTCTACAACAGTCTGATTCTGGCATTTTGCGCGGCCAGTATCGCGACGCTGATTGCGGTGCCGGCGGCGCTGGCGATCACGCGTTTCGAGTTTCCGGGCCGGGATTTTCTCAACGGTTTGTTTCTGTCACCGATCATCATTCCGCACCTGGTGCTGGGTGTCGCATTGCTGCGTTTGTTTGCGCTGATGGGCGTCAACGGTAGCTTCGCCTGGCTGATCTTCGCCCATGTGCTGGTGATTACGCCGTATGTGTTGCGGTTGGTGTTGGCCTCGGCCATTGGCCTGGATCGCAGCGCCGAACACGCGGCGCAATCGCTCGGTGCCGGGCGTTTCACGCTGTTCCGGGAAATCACCTTGCCGATGATTCTGCCGGGGGTCGCCGGCGGTTGGCTGCTGGCGTTCATCAACAGTTTTGACGAGGTCACGCTGTCGATTTTCGTCACCTCGCCGGCCACGCAAACCCTGCCGGTGCGCATGTATGTGTACGCCACCGAATCCATCGATCCGATGATGGCGGCGGTGTCGGCACTGGTGATCGGGCTGACTGCGCTGACGATGATTCTGCTCGATCGGGTGTATGGCCTGGATCGGGTGCTGGTGGGTAAACAATGA